The following coding sequences lie in one Arachis ipaensis cultivar K30076 chromosome B05, Araip1.1, whole genome shotgun sequence genomic window:
- the LOC107643722 gene encoding ACT domain-containing protein ACR4 isoform X1: MCGGVLLRSLWGLHTRREKTRHTYKYIYSQVCYFSTSKNATFIKGLIFVVVAAYHEFSEPAMAYISEANMNFCSHYMDDEYEKLFRRLNPPRVVIDNESGKSATVIRVDSANKHGILLEVVQILTDLNLIITKAYISSDGGWFMDVFNVTDQDGNKVTDEAILEYIEKSLGPESCVSSPMRSVGVKQTVDHTTIELMGSDRPGLLSEVSAVLTNLKCNIVSTEVWTHNTRAAAVMHVTDDETGSSITDLKKLSLIKELLCNVLGGGNRKRVAKTIVTDEVTTHTDRRLHQMMFDDRDYERVSDDEFDEKQRPNVNVVNWSDKDYSVVTIQCKDRPKLLFDTVCTLTDMQYVVFHANVNAEGPEAYQEYYIRHIDGSPVKSDAERQRVIQCLEAAIERRVSEGLKLELCTTDRIGLLSDVTRIFRENSLTVTRAEVTTKGGKAVNTFYVRGASGCTVDSKTIESIRQAIGNTILKVKGAPEESVPQDSPTRSLFGGLFKSRSFVNFGLVKSYS; this comes from the exons ATGTGTGGGGGTGTGCTATTGAGATCCCTGTGGGGTTTACATACAAGAAGAGAAAAAACCAGGCAcacatataaatacatatattcaCAGGTTTGTTACTTTTCAACAAGTAAGAACGCCACATTCATCAAAGGCCTTATTTTTGTGGTGGTAGCAGCATATCACGAATTCTCAGAACCTGCAATGG CTTATATTTCTGAGGCCAACATGAATTTCTGTTCTCACTACATGGATGATGAATATGAGAAACTGTTCCGAAGACTCAACCCTCCCAG AGTTGTAATTGATAATGAATCCGGCAAGAGCGCCACTGTTATAAGG GTTGATAGTGCAAACAAGCATGGAATTCTTCTTGAAGTTGTACAAATCCTCACTGATCTGAACCTCATCATAACCAAAGCTTACATTTCTTCTGATGGTGGATGGTTCATGGATG TTTTTAATGTCACTGACCAAGATGGAAACAAAGTTACGGATGAAGCTATTTTGGAATACATTGAAAAG TCTCTTGGTCCCGAATCATGTGTTTCATCTCCCATGAGGTCCGTTGGGGTGAAGCAAACAGTGGACCACACCACAATAGAGCTTATGGGGAGTGATAGGCCGGGGCTGCTCTCCGAAGTGAGCGCCGTCCTCACCAACCTAAAGTGCAACATTGTGAGTACAGAGGTGTGGACTCACAACACCCGTGCGGCCGCTGTGATGCATGTAACCGATGATGAGACAGGCTCTTCAATCACCGATCTGAAGAAGCTGTCTCTGATCAAGGAGCTTCTTTGCAATGTGCTTGGTGGTGGAAACAGAAAAAGGGTTGCCAAGACTATTGTTACTGATGAAGTCACAACGCATACCGACAGGAGGCTTCACCAGATGATGTTTGATGACAGGGATTATGAGCGAGTTAGTGACGACGAATTTGACGAGAAGCAGAGGCCAAATGTGAATGTTGTGAATTGGTCTGATAAAGATTATTCGGTTGTTACCATTCAGTGTAAGGATAGGCCGAAGCTTCTATTCGACACAGTTTGCACTTTGACAGATATGCAGTACGTGGTTTTTCATGCGAACGTCAATGCCGAGGGGCCAGAAGCATATCAG GAATATTACATAAGGCATATAGATGGGTCACCTGTAAAATCAGATGCAGAAAGACAAAGGGTGATACAATGTCTTGAAGCTGCAATTGAAAGAAGAGTATCTGAG GGTTTGAAGTTAGAACTCTGCACAACTGATAGAATCGGACTTCTTTCTGATGTCACGCGTATCTTTCGAGAGAACAGCCTCACTGTTACAAGGGCAGAAGTGACCACGAAAGGAGGCAAAGCTGTTAACACGTTCTATGTGCGTGGCGCCTCCGGTTGCACAGTTGATTCTAAGACCATAGAATCAATTCGGCAAGCAATAGGGAACACTATCCTTAAAGTTAAGGGCGCCCCTGAAGAATCTGTTCCTCAGGATTCCCCTACAAGATCTCTCTTTGGTGGTCTTTTCAAGTCCAGATCCTTTGTTAATTTCGGATTGGTCAAGTCTTATTCCTGA
- the LOC107643722 gene encoding ACT domain-containing protein ACR4 isoform X2, with protein MNFCSHYMDDEYEKLFRRLNPPRVVIDNESGKSATVIRVDSANKHGILLEVVQILTDLNLIITKAYISSDGGWFMDVFNVTDQDGNKVTDEAILEYIEKSLGPESCVSSPMRSVGVKQTVDHTTIELMGSDRPGLLSEVSAVLTNLKCNIVSTEVWTHNTRAAAVMHVTDDETGSSITDLKKLSLIKELLCNVLGGGNRKRVAKTIVTDEVTTHTDRRLHQMMFDDRDYERVSDDEFDEKQRPNVNVVNWSDKDYSVVTIQCKDRPKLLFDTVCTLTDMQYVVFHANVNAEGPEAYQEYYIRHIDGSPVKSDAERQRVIQCLEAAIERRVSEGLKLELCTTDRIGLLSDVTRIFRENSLTVTRAEVTTKGGKAVNTFYVRGASGCTVDSKTIESIRQAIGNTILKVKGAPEESVPQDSPTRSLFGGLFKSRSFVNFGLVKSYS; from the exons ATGAATTTCTGTTCTCACTACATGGATGATGAATATGAGAAACTGTTCCGAAGACTCAACCCTCCCAG AGTTGTAATTGATAATGAATCCGGCAAGAGCGCCACTGTTATAAGG GTTGATAGTGCAAACAAGCATGGAATTCTTCTTGAAGTTGTACAAATCCTCACTGATCTGAACCTCATCATAACCAAAGCTTACATTTCTTCTGATGGTGGATGGTTCATGGATG TTTTTAATGTCACTGACCAAGATGGAAACAAAGTTACGGATGAAGCTATTTTGGAATACATTGAAAAG TCTCTTGGTCCCGAATCATGTGTTTCATCTCCCATGAGGTCCGTTGGGGTGAAGCAAACAGTGGACCACACCACAATAGAGCTTATGGGGAGTGATAGGCCGGGGCTGCTCTCCGAAGTGAGCGCCGTCCTCACCAACCTAAAGTGCAACATTGTGAGTACAGAGGTGTGGACTCACAACACCCGTGCGGCCGCTGTGATGCATGTAACCGATGATGAGACAGGCTCTTCAATCACCGATCTGAAGAAGCTGTCTCTGATCAAGGAGCTTCTTTGCAATGTGCTTGGTGGTGGAAACAGAAAAAGGGTTGCCAAGACTATTGTTACTGATGAAGTCACAACGCATACCGACAGGAGGCTTCACCAGATGATGTTTGATGACAGGGATTATGAGCGAGTTAGTGACGACGAATTTGACGAGAAGCAGAGGCCAAATGTGAATGTTGTGAATTGGTCTGATAAAGATTATTCGGTTGTTACCATTCAGTGTAAGGATAGGCCGAAGCTTCTATTCGACACAGTTTGCACTTTGACAGATATGCAGTACGTGGTTTTTCATGCGAACGTCAATGCCGAGGGGCCAGAAGCATATCAG GAATATTACATAAGGCATATAGATGGGTCACCTGTAAAATCAGATGCAGAAAGACAAAGGGTGATACAATGTCTTGAAGCTGCAATTGAAAGAAGAGTATCTGAG GGTTTGAAGTTAGAACTCTGCACAACTGATAGAATCGGACTTCTTTCTGATGTCACGCGTATCTTTCGAGAGAACAGCCTCACTGTTACAAGGGCAGAAGTGACCACGAAAGGAGGCAAAGCTGTTAACACGTTCTATGTGCGTGGCGCCTCCGGTTGCACAGTTGATTCTAAGACCATAGAATCAATTCGGCAAGCAATAGGGAACACTATCCTTAAAGTTAAGGGCGCCCCTGAAGAATCTGTTCCTCAGGATTCCCCTACAAGATCTCTCTTTGGTGGTCTTTTCAAGTCCAGATCCTTTGTTAATTTCGGATTGGTCAAGTCTTATTCCTGA